The Coffea eugenioides isolate CCC68of chromosome 8, Ceug_1.0, whole genome shotgun sequence genome has a segment encoding these proteins:
- the LOC113781234 gene encoding zinc finger protein CONSTANS-LIKE 4-like, translated as MGAEGWNLTAKPCDSCKATSASVFCRADSAFLCLACDSKIHAANKLASRHGRVWVCEVCEQAPASVTCKADAAALCNACDRDIHSANPLARRHERLPISPFFDSASAARCTGASDEKCLLDVGSEAEEAEAASWLLPNPNCNKDLEPDSPEYKTADYLFTDMDPYLDMDLISGDQKPHVMQYQNHHHNHVHQQHNSDGVVPVQNKNDPTHLPGPVVDGFPTYEMDFAGSKSFMYNFSSQSISQSVSSSSMEVGVVPDHNAMADVSNNFSRSDAVPNPVSGVDREARVLRYREKRKNRKFEKTIRYASRKAYAETRPRIKGRFAKRAEVEIESLIVADASYGVVPTY; from the exons ATGGGTGCAGAAGGTTGGAATTTAACGGCTAAGCCGTGTGACTCGTGCAAAGCGACGTCGGCCAGCGTGTTCTGCCGGGCGGACTCAGCGTTTTTATGCCTCGCCTGTGACTCCAAAATCCACGCCGCGAATAAGCTAGCCTCCCGCCACGGGCGCGTGTGGGTTTGCGAAGTTTGCGAGCAAGCCCCTGCAAGTGTGACTTGCAAGGCGGATGCTGCAGCCCTTTGCAACGCCTGTGACCGCGACATCCACTCTGCAAACCCGCTTGCCCGCCGCCACGAGCGGCTTCCGATCAGCCCCTTCTTCGACTCGGCCTCGGCTGCCAGGTGTACCGGAGCTAGCGACGAGAAATGTTTGCTCGACGTCGGCAGCGAGGCCGAGGAAGCGGAAGCAGCTTCGTGGCTGCTACCTAACCCGAACTGTAATAAGGATTTAGAACCGGATAGTCCGGAGTACAAGACTGCGGACTATTTGTTTACTGATATGGATCCTTATTTGGATATGGATTTGATATCCGGTGATCAAAAGCCTCATGTCATGCAGTATCAAAACCACCATCACAATCATGTTCACCAGCAGCATAACTCCGATGGAGTTGTTCCAGTGCAGAACAAGAATGATCCGACCCATTTACCCGGTCCAGTTGTGGATGGATTCCCCACCTATGAAATGGATTTTGCTGGATCTAAAAGTTTTATGTACAACTTCAGCTCTCAATCCATCAGCCAAAGT GTTTCATCGTCTTCCATGGAGGTGGGGGTCGTACCGGACCACAATGCGATGGCGGATGTATCCAACAATTTCTCAAGGAGCGATGCCGTTCCGAATCCGGTCTCCGGCGTGGATAGAGAAGCGAGGGTTTTAAGGTACAGGGAGAAAAGGAAGAACAGAAAATTTGAGAAGACGATTCGGTATGCTTCGAGAAAGGCCTATGCGGAGACCCGACCCAGAATTAAAGGAAGGTTTGCGAAGCGGGCGGAAGTTGAAATTGAATCGTTAATAGTTGCTGATGCGTCTTACGGCGTCGTTCCGACCTACTGA
- the LOC113780477 gene encoding uncharacterized protein LOC113780477, whose product MKEDENKEDKRGSELVEESKKSKEKDKMEVIEPSASEIIPIPPPVSFPHRLKPSKVDKEFEKFVNNFKQLHINIPFIDAILQIPSYAKFLKKIMIKKKKLEDSETIALTKECSTIIQNKLPPKLKDPGRFTVPCTIDNVEFSKVLCKLGASVSLIPLTVARQLGLNELKCTNISLQLADRSIRYLLDIIIDVKCGKFKFQIGEKKVEFDWSKLKKYLFFTDHVYSVDINEELIQKMSQVNLDYDPLEFCLNDVGLQEEEIKKMINYLQAQVPYKRGNTYESLEISKRFPPSSYEQTLKLEFNQLLNHLKYAFFGEKETMPVIVNATLDEEQFDKFL is encoded by the exons ATGAAAGAAGATGAGAATAAAGAAGACAAGCGGGGGAGTGAATTAGTAGAGGAGAGTAAGAAAAGTAAAGAGAAAGACAAAATGGAAGTGATTGAGCCATCGGCTTCTGAGATTATTCCAATTCCTCCACCAGTTTCATTTCCACATAGATTGAAACCGTCAAAAGTTGACAAAGAATTTGAGAAGTTTGTCAATAATTTTAAACAATTACATATTAACATTCCATTTATTGATGCTATTTTGCAAATTCCCTCGTATGCAAAGTTTCTTAAGAAGATAatgatcaaaaagaaaaaattagagGATAGCGAGACTATTGCATTAACAAAGGAATGTAGTACCATCATACAAAATAAATTGCCACCAAAGTTGAAGGATCCAGGGCGTTTCACGGTTCCTTGCACTATTGATAATGTAGAGTTCTCTAAAGTACTATGCAAACTTGGTGCTAGTGTCTCATTGATTCCTTTAACTGTTGCTAGACAATTGGGATTGAATGAATTAAAATGTACTAACATCTCTTTGCAGTTGGCTGACAGGTCTATTAGATATCTCTTGG ATATTATAATAGATGTTAAATGTGGTAAATTCAAGTTTCAAATTGGCGAAAAAAAGGTGGAGTTTGATTGGAGTAAATTGAAAAAGTATCTCTTTTTTACTGATCATGTTTATTCCGTTGACATAAATGAAGAACTGATACAAAAAATGAGTCAAGTTAATCTTGACTATGATCCTCTTGAATTTTGTTTAAATGATGTAGGATTGCAAGAAgaggaaattaaaaaaatgattaactATTTGCAAGCACAAGTCCCTTACAAAAGAGGTAACACATACGAAAGCCTAGAGATAAGCAAGAGATTTCCTCCATCATCTTATGAGCAAACTCTAAAGCTCGAGTTCAATCAGCTTCTCAACCACCTCAAGTATGCATTTTTTGGAGAGAAAGAGACAATGCCGGTGATTGTTAATGCAACCCTTGACGAGGAGCAATTTGACAAGTTCTTATGA